One genomic region from Streptomyces venezuelae encodes:
- a CDS encoding ATP-binding protein encodes MTPDPTHPWGLAIDYAGRGAVTEDGHTIAVRLYDNTFGGPLELDPITGEYPAVYVSAQVNENGQSGASLRGYGMVVVNPTNRNPVVPDPTAVQNAVAAALADFETRRASYAALCALWDPATQPEPTPDPEPQPEPTPDPDPQPQPAP; translated from the coding sequence TGACCCCCGACCCGACCCATCCCTGGGGCCTGGCCATCGACTACGCGGGCCGCGGCGCCGTCACCGAGGACGGCCACACGATCGCCGTCCGCCTCTACGACAACACGTTCGGCGGCCCGCTGGAACTCGACCCGATCACGGGCGAGTACCCGGCCGTGTACGTCAGCGCCCAGGTCAACGAGAACGGCCAGAGCGGCGCCTCCCTGCGCGGCTACGGCATGGTCGTGGTCAACCCGACCAACCGCAACCCGGTCGTGCCCGACCCGACCGCCGTACAGAACGCCGTCGCCGCGGCGCTCGCCGACTTCGAAACGCGCCGTGCGTCCTACGCCGCCCTCTGCGCCCTCTGGGACCCGGCCACCCAGCCCGAGCCGACTCCGGATCCGGAACCGCAGCCCGAGCCGACTCCGGATCCGGACCCCCAGCCGCAGCCCGCCCCGTAG
- a CDS encoding peptidoglycan-binding protein, with product MATPLSADRLLAALRAEGVTVVEHPGWRTHNRNHTGAWGPVTGVMIHHTVSSGTASSVELCFNGYEGLPGPLCHGVIAKDGSVHLVANGRANHAGGGDPSVLQAVVTETYGDRPPAPREHQGSSNAVDGNSRFYGFECINLGNGTDPWPAAQLDAIERVSAALCRAHGWGARSVIGHLEWSDWKSDPKGFGMPTMRDRVQARLGKAPAKTPAPGNPASGKPTPPRLQPFPGTSFFRKETSSPIITAMGRRLVAEGCSAYGVGPGPRWSEADRRSYAKWQHKLGFRGSDADGIPGAASWNALKVPYSK from the coding sequence ATGGCCACTCCCCTCTCCGCGGACCGGCTCCTCGCCGCGCTCCGCGCCGAAGGCGTCACCGTCGTCGAACACCCCGGCTGGCGCACCCACAACCGCAACCACACCGGTGCCTGGGGCCCCGTCACCGGCGTGATGATCCACCACACCGTCTCCAGCGGCACCGCCTCCTCCGTCGAGCTCTGCTTCAACGGCTACGAAGGCCTGCCCGGACCGCTCTGCCACGGCGTCATCGCCAAGGACGGCAGTGTCCACCTCGTCGCCAACGGCCGCGCCAACCACGCTGGCGGCGGCGACCCGTCCGTCCTCCAGGCCGTCGTCACCGAGACGTACGGCGACCGGCCGCCCGCCCCGCGCGAGCACCAGGGCAGCTCCAACGCCGTCGACGGCAACTCCCGCTTCTACGGCTTCGAGTGCATCAACCTCGGCAACGGCACCGACCCCTGGCCGGCCGCCCAGCTCGACGCGATCGAGCGCGTCTCCGCCGCCCTCTGCCGCGCCCACGGCTGGGGCGCCCGGTCCGTCATCGGCCACCTGGAGTGGTCCGACTGGAAGAGCGACCCCAAGGGCTTCGGCATGCCGACGATGCGCGACCGCGTCCAGGCCCGCCTCGGCAAGGCCCCCGCCAAGACGCCCGCCCCGGGCAACCCGGCGAGCGGCAAGCCCACCCCGCCCCGCCTCCAGCCCTTCCCGGGCACCTCGTTCTTCCGCAAGGAGACGAGCTCCCCGATCATCACCGCGATGGGCCGCCGGCTCGTCGCCGAGGGCTGCTCCGCGTACGGAGTCGGCCCCGGCCCCCGCTGGAGCGAGGCCGACCGGCGCAGCTACGCCAAGTGGCAGCACAAGCTCGGGTTCCGCGGCTCCGACGCCGACGGCATCCCGGGCGCCGCCTCCTGGAACGCGCTGAAGGTCCCGTACAGCAAGTAG